AGATTCTAGTATCGATGAATCTAGTCTTGAATCAATGACTGGCAAGGTGATAATTTAGTTCAGAATTTGATTATAATCATGATTTGAAAaaacaaaatgattgaatttttattTGTTGATGGTTAGGGGATAAAACGTCTTTGTTCAGAGCTTGTTGAGCTAAAGAGGGCATCAGATGAAGATTTTCACAgaaatatttgctcgaattaTTCGTCATTTGTCCGGTAATGCTTATTAGTTTTGTAATTTTGCACAAATAGTTCGACCTTCCGTTCCAAATTCTTACTGTCATGATTTTGCTACGTGACACTTATACGTGATCTTGTTTGGATTGGGAAGTCAAAACGCGAACATTATTGTACATATATACTTACATTTAGTTATAATTTGTAATTCTATCTGAATACCGTATGTTACATGCAAGTCAGCAGCTCTGATTTGCAACTTACTTCAAACGCGATTAGGTGCAAGTGCGTGCCAGAGAAGTGTCAACAAATCTCCGGCACAGTGTCCCTTTTTTTCCATGTTTCCCGTGCGACAGGTTTCCATATAGTGGAGCTTCCCAATTACTTGGTAGTTTTGATGTTAAGGGAAACTTATACGGTGAAATTTGAGAGTATTCACAACTTATGGTCATTGAAGCATCAAGGTTTCAGATCTCTTTTTTGATGAATAAATTTAGAAACCGGAAACTAGTTGATGTCTGTGGCTTAAAATGTAGTTTTAGTTTCAAATCTTGGCAGTGTTACCAAAATGTGTGGTGTGTTGGACACTGTTTAGCTGATTAGCTCTTTTGATGGACCCAAGTTTTTCTTTCCGAGTGTTTTATTGATAATCGCAAGAGATTACTCATCACATCTTCCTTTCCTCTATGTAATTGCACTCAGAACTAAAATGTTGTTTTAGTTTGTTGGGCATGATAAAACAAACTTTTATTGTCTACTCGTTGTTTAGCTGATTAGCTCTTTTCATAGGTCCAAGTTTTTGTTTCTGAGAGCTTTATTGATAACCGTAAGAGATTACTCATCCCATATTATCTCTCTCTATCTAATGTTTTTTTCCTTCACTTCGTAATTGGACTTCTACCTCTTCCATACAGAATATTCAACGAGGTAGGAACCATGGAAAACGAATTCACTCATCTAAAACAACATGTTTTAACACAAAGGAAACTAGTGAAAAACCTGACAGACGGCATTTACCACAATTTGGTGTCAGAAGAATCAATTATTGAAGAATCCTTATATGAGGAGCACTATCAACCGAGCAACTTAGAGATAACAGAAACACTGGACATACTTTTGTCAGAACATAGACTAGATGAAGCTCTTGGGATTTTGGAAATATGGATTCGGCCTCTAAAGATAATACAGTTGGAAGAGAATCCTCCAATGCAGGTTTTGGCCTCTTATAGTTCTGCAATACTGGAAAGGAAGTCGAGACTTGTGAATCAACTTGCCCTTGTCGCCAGTCATCCAAGAGTAGCTGCGCCAGAATTACAGAAGGCACTTGCCGGACTACAAAGACTCGGTGAAAGTCAGCTTGCAACACATATAATGCTTAAATATTATCATCACCGTCTTCTTAATGGTATAAGTAGTTTGCAGTCTTCGAAAGAATATTTGCACGGGATTTACTTTAAGGAACTCACAAAGTTTGTTTTTTCTGTGATCTCACAAGGAGCAAAGAGTTTTGAAACTATACACGGAGATAAATCACCATATGCTTCAGAATTTATTCAGTGGATGCGTGAAGCACTGGAAGTCTTTGTTATATGTTTTGATAAGTATGTTAAGTCTGATTCTGAAATAAATGGTCGGTTGTCAACGGCAGTAGCagctgtagaaatttctttctcattttgttcCCTGCTTGAAGCTCAAAGCATAATGTTGCAACCGTGCTTGGTGAAGCTAATGAGACCTTGTATGAACGAAGTTCTAAAGATGCATATTGACCATTGTAAGAAAGTTGTTGGTATTTTCACAGCAACTGATGATTGGGTACTCGGTAAATACCTTATTTCAGGAATTCTGAATAAGAGAGCCTTGCCCATGATAACTGGTCGTGAACTGGAATATTGGATGCTCACCAACAGCGGAAGGAAATTAACATCAATGCTGCAGGTGTGTTTGAATTATTTCTGCAAGTAATATTATAATTTTCCTCGTTTTGACTGCCTTAGTTTTCTTGGTATAATcacacattaaaaaaaaaaaaacgttatcGTGCATGTTCTAAAAAGTTCTCTAATTATGTTCAGGGTATCATTAGTGAAGTTTTGCCATTAATCGACCTTCAAATGGAGATCTCAGTTCTCAATGGACTAATGGAACTCTTCAGAGAATATATTGAGACTCTTGTTAAAGTCATCCCTTGTAAAATGAACATACTAGGTGCAGGCAGTTCAAGAGTAATTTTGGCTCAAGCTTTATCCCAACAAGTTTCTGTGTTGGCAAATGCATCAGCACTTGTAGATATTTTCTCAATCACTTTCAAGAGCATATTCATGGACAATCAGAACTTAGGTTTTCAGCCAGAAAATATGGGTAGCCGCGGGAAGGAACTTGATAACTGGATAGTTGTGATTCAACAAATATCAAATCAACTTACCACTCATTTCTGCCAGCAATTTGTGCATAGAGTTATGTCTCCAGATGCTGGATCGAGAGTTTGTGCAGAAACTTATACTGATGGTCAAGAAGACTCTGAGTTAGATCAAGATTTTATGCCCTCTTTTGCATTTCAGGTGTCATGTTCTTCTGTACTCCCCAGTGAAACTATATTTATTGTGTTCAAGATAATCTTTTAAGCTCAATAacagttttccttgttaaacaTGTTGCATATGTTTTTGTTTGGCATTCAAATTGCCAAGATTTTTGGAAAGCCATTGAGGATAAATCGACCATCAATGTCCAACAATCTCGAGGTTTCGAGCAGGTAATTAGTTTATCCAGCATTAATGTTTCCTGTCATTGCGGCCGGTAACCACCAAACGAATTTCTCGTCACAAAATTCTCTAACGCTTCTTTCCCATGTAACAGTTTATTGTGGACATGCACTTTCTGGTGGAAATATCAAGGTTTGGAGGGTTCTTTTCTGAAAACATGCTTGATGCTTCTCTGGATCTAATATATCGCATTGAACCAGCATTTGCTTGTGTAGAATGTGATCCTAACAGGTAGTTCAACTTTTCCTGCTAATGTTTAGTGTGAGTTTCTAATTCCACTAATCTGGATTCCCAGATAGCTGACTACAGTTTAATTAGTTcgtcttgttatttccaccacacCTAACAGgttgagttctttttttttttcatagggATGTACTTACAGACGAATGGGCCACAGATATTGCTATGCCGCTATCAAGAAAATATTGGAGTCTGAGATATTAAAGTCTCCATCCGTAGTAGAACCTATAGTGTCTACTTTCTTAGAGGATATTGAGAGTGGGAAGTCAATCGATTCTGTCAGGGAAGATGATTTTAGTTCTATTGAAGATTTTGCAGAGTTGGAAGATGGAATAACAGAGAATTTATCAAAAGGTTTGGCAATagatgaagaaattcaaaaattaGAAGTTACCATATCCGATGAAGCTATGAGCAGGATACACATGACTGACAAAACTCAGTTGGCACCTTTGGAACCTTCAAGGATTTCTGTAGAGGAAAAGTAGAAGTGTGGGTTTGAGAATTTAAGTGACTCTTATGAAGATGCTAGAAGTTCAATAGAAGATGTTACGGAGGTGGAAAATGAAGTAGTTGGAGTAAATGAAACTGCCCTAATAAACCAAGAGCTTCGGCAATTTGATGGCATAACCCCTGCTCTTGAAGTCGTCATCCAGCTAGAGGTGGCAAAAACAATAAAGTTAGACGAAGCACCATTAAGGACTTTTGAAGAAGATTTTGACGTAAAAGAGTCTTTGAAGTCAAATGTTGTAGAGCAGAGGAAGGAAAAGGATTCTGGATCTTCATTGGAAAAATCTGTGGAGTTCGGCATTGGCGGACTAGCAGTTGAGGTGTTAAAAGCTATCATACTAGATCATCAAATGCATAATTCAGCAGTAGTTATTTCCAAGGAACCCCAAGGTAACAACTGATATGAATATGATGAAGACGAGGATGAGGACCAGAGTTTAACTGGCTGGCTTGGAAGGTTCAAAGAAGACTTTGGGACTGCAAATGCAGCCATTGCAAAGCCAGAGGAGATTGAAAGAAGGCAATTTCCAAATGCTTGTGTAGTTGACGAGGTGTCTGATGAAATAAGGCAAAAGGCAGAGTTCATTGACGAGGAGGCTGGTACTAATAATAACCAATGTAATGATTCTTATACCTCAGTTGATGGGCATGCTGTATAATATTTATGATAATATCTAAAGACCTTGCCAATAACTGttaaatctaataaaataacgaTCTTTTGCCTTTCAGGTAGCGATAACATTCAAAAGTAGTACAAAGTTTCAGGCCATTTTAAATATTTTGACAATTTTGTAATcaaggatgcggaacttgagttTCAATTTCACCGTCCTGAATAAAATTCACCTCTCTcctctagaaaaaaaaaacacagaagcTTTTCCGCCATGGAAGAGTAAAACTTAGCTAACCTTCGGGGATTAATGGGTCACGAGCAATGAGGAACGGAGCGGAAGGTTTGATAGACATAGATGTGATGAATTTTAGGTCTTTTCTTACTGTTCCTTCTTAATGCTTTTGTCACAGTGTGACATGTAATCACCAGGCTGCTCTAAGTATTTAGTTAGGTGCCTTTAGTATTTTCCGTTGTTAGTTATTGGTGAGTTTGTGTCCGTTAGATAGGCGACACATGTTGTCCATCCATTGTGTGTTTAGTAGGGTTAATCATTGGTATTTAATCTATAAGAAAACCCTATGTTCGATCTATCCGAAGCTTAATGAAAACAATGACTATTTGGCATTTGCACAGATTTTAGGTCTGGATCTTCGATTTAGAAGGTGTTAATCACCAATTATCCATTTTTTATTCAATTTGCTAGATTATCTGTTGTTAATTCACAACAATTGGTATTCAGAACTGTTCGAATCCaccaatttttttcttccaatgaCTCTTAAAGCTGTCGAAGAAGAGGTAGCTCACTTAAAAGCTTCTCAATCTCAGCTTCAAACAGATTTCAATACCCTATCCTCATAACTCACTACTAAGTTTGATTCACTAGCAACAAATCTTAACAGcacattacaagagaacaatcgAAATCTGGTGAGATTATTCAGTCGACCTAACAATAATCAACGTCAACCACATACTGAAGATGCTTCTGGATCTCATGGTCATGATATAGAGGAACAGAGTTTTGCTCATCATCGTCAATACATCCCTCCTAACCGCTTCCCAAAGCTCGATTTTCCCAGATTTGATGGTGCAAATCCTCGTGGTTGGATACAAAAAGCTGATAGATACTTTCTATTACATGACATTGAAGAACACAAAAAGATGGATATAGCTACAATCTACCTTGAGGGTAAGGCTGAAAAGtggtttttaaattttcaagttaATAGGCATCGAATTACTTGGATTGATTTAGCTAAGACCATCTGTGCTAGATTTGAAAACCCTGTGGATGAAAATTTTGTGGGCAGTTTTAATAAACTAGTCCAAACCACCACAGTGGATGATTATTATGAAGAATTTGAATCTCTGAAAGCATTGATGCTTGATATGAACCCATCTCTCACTGAAACATATTTTTTTATGAGTTTTCTTAGTGGCCTCAAAGATGAAATAGGGAAGTCTGTCTCAATGTTTCATCCACAAACTTTGGCTGATGCTTTCAATTTAGCTAGATTACAATAAAAAAAACTACAATTGACTAGTACAACTTCTAAGCCATTCCCTAAATCCTTCTCACCAAATTTTTCATCTACCAGACACTACTCTTCTGCACCATTGTCACCCAAACCAATTCTTACATCACCTAAGTCTCTTCCAACAACCCCAAAATCCTTCTTCCAACCTCCACCAAAGCCCAATCCTCAAAACCTCATTGTCAAAAGACTCTCTCAAGAGGAAATGGACAAGACAAGAGCTCAAGGGTTGTGCTATAATTGTGATACTGTCTACACACCGGGCCATTTATGTAAAGGGAGACAAAAAGTATACATGCTGCATATGAACACTGATGCACCTCAAGACactgaagaggaggaagatgtATATGAGGAAGCACAAGAATCTCCAATGCAATATGATGTTGATATTTCTCTGCATGCACTAACAAGCAATGCAACTGGAGAGACAATTAGAATTCCTGGTCTAATAAACAATAAGAAGGTTTCTATACTCATTGATACTGGTAGCACCACTAACTTTATTGCTTCTGCTTTGGCCAACTCATTGAACTGCAACATTGAAGCAACCAAACCAACGATGGTCACTGTGGCTAATGGGGACAGAATAGTCAGCACTGGCATTTGTTCTAACTTACAATGGAGTATGCAGGGGCATCAGTTTAAGGAAAACTTGAGAACTCTACTACTAGGAGGCTGTGACATTGTCCTTGGTGCAGATTGGCTCAAGACTTTGGGTAATGTAGTGTTTAACTTTTTAAAGCTCTTTGTGTATTTGAAGCTCAACAATCAGAAAATTACTTTACAAGGTATTGTTCCGAAAGCCTCTTTACTTCAAATAAGTAGTGCATCCATTACAAATTTTTTTCTACTACTTCACATGGATTGGTGGGTACTTtgtcttctatttcttcttctcctaCACCACCAACACTTGATATCCTACTTCCTTTACTCACTGAATTTCAAGATATCTTTCAGGAACCTACTGAGTTACCTCCAAAGAGAAATTTAGACCAGACAATTCCTCTTCAACCAAATTGAACACCTGTTAATCTCAGAGCTTACAAATGTCCCTATATTCAAAAAGATGCAGTAGAACAGATAGTGAGAGATATGCTCCATTATGGTATTATTCAGCCAAGTCATGGTCCATTTGCATCTCCAATCCTTTTGgtcaaaaagaaagataacattTGGAGGTTTTGTGTACACTATAGGAAGCTAAATAGCATCACCATCAAAGATAAATTTCCAATTACTATTGTAGATGAATTATTGGATGAGCTGTGTGGATATGCTATTTTCTCCAAGATAGATCTCAGGGTTGGCTATCATCAAATCAGAATTCATGACTTtgacatcttcaaaacaacatttaGAACTCATCAGGGTCACTATGAGTTTAAAGTGATGCCATTTGGCCTTACAAATGCACCTGCAACATTTTAGGCTTTAATGAATGATATTTTTCAAGCCATTCTTGAGGAAATTTGTCttagttttctttgatgatatccttATTTACAGCCATAACATGGAGGAACACTTGGAACACCTAAAGATTGTCTTCTCCTTACTCATACAACACCAATTATTTTCCAAGATTGTGTGTTTAGTAGGGTTAGTAGGGTTAATCATTGGTTAGTAGGGTATAGTAGGGTTTAGTAGGGTTAATCATTGGTATTTAATCTATAAGAAAACCCTATGTTCGATCAATTTGAAACTTAATGAAACAATAACTATTTGGCTGCGCACATTTGCACAGATTTAGGTCTGGATCTTCGATTCAGAAGGTGTTAATCACCAATTATCCATTATTTTATTCAATTTGCTAGATTATATGTTGTTAATTCACAACAGCTTTAAGTGTTTTCTCTCTTTAATCCGGATGAAAGTATGATGTGGTTATCATTAACACAGGTAATTCTTAGATTCGGTATTGTGAGTTCTTTTTGAGTTTTTCTTCTTCAGGTTGTTGAGGGTATTGTTGTTATAGATACATCAACAACGGGGGATGTGAGATTTTccttcttatctttttctttttaatcctGTTTTGTTCTAGCCATGCTTAGAAGTCTTAAGCTCTCCTCACTTTTTTCTCCTCTCTaggttgttgttggtgttgttgtagAAAATGCAACACCAACaagggttttgaagtttggaTGTTTTCCCCAATTTGTGTTTACGATTATGAAAATTTTTTGACCTTAGTATTCTGATATGTGCCTAAAATTATAAGCTCGTTTATTGTTCCCCAATAATAATTGGGTCTGTGGTTTTGTGTCCTTTTAAATTGTCTCTGCAAACCAATGTTAGTTGGTTTTTGTTCACTTATTGTTTATTGGTGCCTTATACTTGTTTGATAAAAGTCCCGAAAAAGTTGGTTAATGGTGCCTTATACTTGTTTGATAAGAGTCCTGGCAAAGTTGGTTAATGGTACTCCTGATTTCTTTTGGTGTTTAGTTCTGATCTTTGCTGCCGAAGttaatttgaaattcaaatttgggtTGGGTTCTTCTTTGTATCCTAGTTTTAGTTCGTACTCTTTCTTTTTGGGTGTCTATTATGGCCTAATTTTAAATTAaccttttatcaaaaaaatat
Above is a genomic segment from Papaver somniferum cultivar HN1 chromosome 10, ASM357369v1, whole genome shotgun sequence containing:
- the LOC113319580 gene encoding exocyst complex component EXO84B-like isoform X2; its protein translation is MADNDYRILQHICFFCSFNFNWVHYTSLSDFVETLSAWILPRGFRFRDPENSDDSTSDEYSDSSIDESSLESMTGKGIKRLCSELVELKRASDEDFHRNICSNYSSFVRIFNEVGTMENEFTHLKQHVLTQRKLVKNLTDGIYHNLVSEESIIEESLYEEHYQPSNLEITETLDILLSEHRLDEALGILEIWIRPLKIIQLEENPPMQVLASYSSAILERKSRLVNQLALVASHPRVAAPELQKALAGLQRLGESQLATHIMLKYYHHRLLNGAKSFETIHGDKSPYASEFIQWMREALEVFVICFDKYVKSDSEINGRLSTAVAAVEISFSFCSLLEAQSIMLQPCLVKLMRPCMNEVLKMHIDHCKKVVGIFTATDDWVLGKYLISGILNKRALPMITGRELEYWMLTNSGRKLTSMLQGIISEVLPLIDLQMEISVLNGLMELFREYIETLVKVIPCKMNILGAGSSRVILAQALSQQVSVLANASALVDIFSITFKSIFMDNQNLGFQPENMGSRGKELDNWIVVIQQISNQLTTHFCQQFVHRVMSPDAGSRVCAETYTDGQEDSELDQDFMPSFAFQIFGKPLRINRPSMSNNLEVSSSLLWTCTFWWKYQGLEGSFLKTCLMLLWI
- the LOC113319580 gene encoding exocyst complex component EXO84B-like isoform X1, with translation MADNDYRILQHICFFCSFNFNWVHYTSLSDFVETLSAWILPRGFRFRDPENSDDSTSDEYSDSSIDESSLESMTGKGIKRLCSELVELKRASDEDFHRNICSNYSSFVRIFNEVGTMENEFTHLKQHVLTQRKLVKNLTDGIYHNLVSEESIIEESLYEEHYQPSNLEITETLDILLSEHRLDEALGILEIWIRPLKIIQLEENPPMQVLASYSSAILERKSRLVNQLALVASHPRVAAPELQKALAGLQRLGESQLATHIMLKYYHHRLLNGISSLQSSKEYLHGIYFKELTKFVFSVISQGAKSFETIHGDKSPYASEFIQWMREALEVFVICFDKYVKSDSEINGRLSTAVAAVEISFSFCSLLEAQSIMLQPCLVKLMRPCMNEVLKMHIDHCKKVVGIFTATDDWVLGKYLISGILNKRALPMITGRELEYWMLTNSGRKLTSMLQGIISEVLPLIDLQMEISVLNGLMELFREYIETLVKVIPCKMNILGAGSSRVILAQALSQQVSVLANASALVDIFSITFKSIFMDNQNLGFQPENMGSRGKELDNWIVVIQQISNQLTTHFCQQFVHRVMSPDAGSRVCAETYTDGQEDSELDQDFMPSFAFQIFGKPLRINRPSMSNNLEVSSSLLWTCTFWWKYQGLEGSFLKTCLMLLWI